One stretch of Arachis hypogaea cultivar Tifrunner chromosome 20, arahy.Tifrunner.gnm2.J5K5, whole genome shotgun sequence DNA includes these proteins:
- the LOC140183163 gene encoding uncharacterized protein, protein MFNNCKDAFVICKYARSPSYFITITCNPEWDEIKRLLKDIGFKAEDRPNIVSRIFNIKLSQLIADFKQGKFFGKISGYVCIVEFQKRGLLHAHILLFMHPLFKPKTPEDIDKHISSEIPDKHSRHKLYAAVEKFMAHGLYGRVDGKPTKMLAWMLANRLFPFGPTLTYSQFPNKFVWKEDISLWMPRKQDFSIGILTHVPRGSGEDYYLRLLLNIQKACVSFVDIRTVAGIVYSTFKEACYALGLLQDDKEFVDAILEAGNWASANYIHDLFVMLLLSNNMGRLENVWQQCYDVLSEDILYFQRKSMQSVDLQQSEDQIMNLTLSKIEEKLQANGRSLRELDGMPFPSFDTIEGLDDRLIMDELNFDIDVLRNQLDTNLTNMNTFLYNTLSVAKRSKGKIVLNVASSGIASLLLPNGRTAHSRFKIPLDLNEDSICCIKQGTSLSKLVCRAKLIIWDEAPMLNKLCYEALDRCLRDIVRFEPYYNPELPFGEKVMVLGGDFRQILPVIPMGSRQDIVQAAINSAYLWQHCNVLKLTINMRLIVRATYTSLSDVSQFASWLLNIGDGIIGDSTDGESIVVIPDVIIIQDFDQLVDFVYPNLLININNTSFFKDRSILSTMLTHL, encoded by the exons ATGTTTAATAACTGTAAAGATGCCTTTGTAATTTGCAAGTATGCACGTAGCCCAAGTTACTTTATCACCATAACATGCAACCCTGAGTGGGATGAGATTAAGCGTCTTTTGAAAGATATCGGATTCAAAGCAGAAGATCGGCCTAACATAGTTTCAAGGATTTTTAATATCAAGCTGAGTCAATTGATTGCAGACTTCAAGCAAGGAAAGTTCTTTGGCAAAATATCTGGCT ATGTGTGCATAGTTGAATTCCAGAAGCGTGGTTTACTGCACGCTCATATACTGTTGTTCATGCATCCTCTATTTAAACCAAAAACACCTGAGGATATAGACAAACATATATCATCAGAGATCCCTGACAAGCATAGCAGGCATAAGCTATATGCAGCAGTTGAGAAGTTCATGGCCCATGGTCTATATGGCAG GGTGGATGGCAAGCCTACAAAGATGCTAGCCTGGATGCTTGCAAATAGGTTGTTTCCATTTGGTCCTACTCTTACATATAGCCAGTTTCCAAATAAGTTCGTGTGGAAGGAAGACATTTCTTTGTGGATGCCAAGGAAACAAGACTTCTCAATCGGAATACTTACTCATGTTCCACGAGGAAGTGGTGAAGATTATTACTTAAGACTTCTGCTCAACATTCAAAAGGCGTGTGTAAGTTTTGTTGACATACGTACAGTTGCAGGCATTGTGTACAGCACGTTCAAGGAAGCATGTTATGCATTGGGCCTTCTGCAAGATGACAAAGAATTTGTTGATGCCATCTTAGAAGCAGGTAATTGGGCTTCTGCAAACTACATCCATGACCTTTTCGTGATGCTCTTATTGTCAAACAATATGGGTAGACTTGAAAATGTGTGGCAACAATGTTATGATGTTTTGTCTGAAGACATTCTTTACTTTCAGAGAAAATCTATGCAGTCTGTAG ACCTGCAACAATCCGAAGATCAGATAATGAATCTGACTCTTTCAAAGATAGAGGAAAAACTACAGGCTAACGGCAGATCACTCAGAGAGCTTGATGGGATGCCTTTTCCAAGCTTTGACACTATTGAAGGGTTAGATGATCGGTTAATCATGGATGAACTGAACTTTGACATTGATGTTCTACGCAATCAGTTGGATACAAACTTAACAAACATGAAT ACATTTCTCTACAACACTCTCTCAGTGGCTAAAAGGAGCAAAGGGAAAATTGTTCTGAATGTTGCATCTAGCGGTATTGCTTCTTTGTTGCTTCCAAATGGACGCACTGCACATTCAAGGTTTAAGATACCCTTGGACTTGAATGAAGACTCGATTTGTTGCATTAAGCAAGGCACCTCATTGTCTAAACTGGTTTGCAGAGCAAAACTTATTATATGGGATGAGGCACCAATGTTAAATAAGCTGTGCTATGAAGCTCTTGACAGATGCCTAAGGGACATTGTTAGGTTTGAGCCTTACTATAATCCAGAACTACCATTTGGAGAAAAGGTTATGGTCTTAGGTGGTGACTTCAGGCAAATTCTACCTGTAATTCCAATGGGATCTCGCCAAGATATTGTCCAAGCAGCCATAAACTCAGCTTACCTATGGCAACATTGTAATGTATTAAAGCTAACAATTAACATGCGTTTAATTGTTAGAGCAACTTATACGTCACTTAGTGATGTTTCTCAATTTGCTTCATGGTTGCTAAACATAGGTGATGGTATCATTGGAGATTCCACTGATGGTGAGTCTATTGTGGTAATCCCCGATGTAATTATAATTCAAGATTTTGACCAATTGGTTGACTTTGTTTATCCCAACCTGTTGATTAATATCAACAACACATCATTCTTCAAAGATCGTTCAATCTTGTCAACGATGTTAACTCATTTATAA
- the LOC140183162 gene encoding uncharacterized protein, protein MKEFWERLGYYLVGIVDAVGHKGGIWFLSANLKFSCKILWAMNQCVTLEIDGGGRRWICSAVYGSPQATNRVELWSHLLDIGLCIQDPWVVVGDFNDILSVHEVKGEAFVEVLSCSHSDHCPLLIRCQGVPIKKGNRPFRFQAAWATHPDYKAIVQKSWDSTGFGIHRKFLGVQEASLEFNSTVFGNIFIKKRELEGYLNRIQRKMEADDDPILKHKEEELRAEYNIVLAQEELLWYQKSRDQ, encoded by the exons atgaaagaattttgggagagattaggctATTATCTTGTAGGgattgtagatgctgttggacacAAGGGAGGAATTTGGTTCCTCTctgctaatttaaaattttcttgtaaAATTCTTTGGGCTATGAATCAATGTGTAACTTTGGAAATTGATGGTGGTGGGCGAAGATGGATCTGCAGTGCGGTTTATGGCAGCCCTCAAGCCACTAATAGAGTAGAATTATGGAGTCATCTGCTTGATATTGGTTTGTGCATTCAGGACCCGTGGGTGGTGGTTGgggattttaatgatattttgagtGTTCATGAGGTGAAGGGGG AAGCTTTTGTTGAAGTTCTCAGTTGTTCCCACTCTGATCATTGTCCCCTACTTATCCGATGTCAAGGAGTTCCTATCAAGAAAGGAAACCGGCCTTTTAGATTCCAAGCGGCATGGGCAACGCATCCTGATTACAAGGCCATTGTTCAGAAATCTTGGGATAGTACAGgctttggcatccataggaagttCCTGGGGGTCCAAGAAGCTTCGTTGGAATTTAACTCTACGGTCTTcggcaatatttttattaaaaagagggAATTGGAGGGTTATTTGAATCGTATTCAACGAAAAATGGAAGCTGACGATGATCCGATTCTGAAGCACAAAGAGGAAGAATTGAGAGCTGAGTATAATATAGTTTTGGCCCAGGAAGAATTACTTTGGTACCAGAAGTCAAGAGATCAATGA